One Manihot esculenta cultivar AM560-2 chromosome 18, M.esculenta_v8, whole genome shotgun sequence genomic window carries:
- the LOC110606154 gene encoding long chain acyl-CoA synthetase 9, chloroplastic, giving the protein MSAYIVGVIVPLAVTLFFRNSKRSAKKRGVPVDVGAEPGYAIRNARFPTQLETAWEGVFTLAALFEFACKSHGDKFLLGTRRLIARENEVTPDGRTFEKVHLGEYEWLTYDKVFEKVCNFASGLAHIGHGREERVAIFADTRAEWFISLQGCFRRNVTVVTIYASLGEDALCHSLNETEVTTVICGNKELKKLVDISGQLHTVKRLICMDDEIPSSASDEQSGRWTITSLSNVEKLGQENPVEPDLPQSTDIAVIMYTSGSTGLPKGVMMTHANVLAVVSSVRTIVPGLESKDVYLAYLPLAHILELAAENIVAGVGSAIGYGSPLTLTDTSNKIKKGTKGDASVLRPTVMAAVPAILDRVRDGVRKKVDATGGLSKKLFDLAYARRLSALNGSWFGAWGLEMLFWNFLVFRKVRAVLGGRIRFLLSGGAPLSGDTQRFINICLGAPIGQGYGLTETCAGGTFSEFDDTSVGRVGNPVPSSFIKLIDWPEGGYLVSDLPMPRGEIVIGGPNVTVGYFKNEKKTMEVYKVDERGMRWFYTGDIGRFHPDGCLEIIDRKKDIVKLQHGEYVSLGKVEAVLNVSPYVDNLMLHADPFHSYCVALVVPSQHALEEWASKLGIAFSDFADLCEKQETVKEVQASFVKEAKKSRLEKFEIPAKIKLLSNPWTPESGLVTAALKIKREAIRKAFSEELSKLYES; this is encoded by the exons ATGAGTGCTTATATAGTTGGCGTTATCGTTCCTCTTGCCGTCACTCTTTTCTTCCGGAATTCCAAGAGAAGTGCGAAGAAACGTGGCGTGCCGGTCGATGTGGGAGCTGAACCTGGGTATGCTATTCGGAACGCTAGGTTTCCAACTCAGTTAGAAACTGCTTGGGAGGGCGTCTTTACCCTTGCTGCGCTTTTTGAGTTTGCCTGTAAGAGCCACGGAGATAAATTCTTGCTAGGAACACGTAGGTTGATCGCGAGGGAGAACGAAGTGACCCCGGATGGGAGGACTTTTGAAAAGGTTCATTTGGGCGAGTACGAGTGGCTCACTTATGACAAGGTGTTTGAAAAAGTTTGTAACTTTGCTTCTGGGTTGGCTCATATTGGGCATGGAAGGGAAGAACGCGTTGCCATATTTGCTGATACCAGAGCAGAATGGTTTATTTCCCTGCAG GGTTGCTTTAGGCGCAATGTTACTGTGGTTACCATCTATGCATCTTTAGGAGAGGATGCTCTGTGTCACTCATTAAACGAg ACAGAGGTTACAACTGTCATATGCGGGAATAAAGAACTGAAAAAACTTGTGGACATAAGTGGACAACTTCACACAGTGAAACGGTTGATTTGCATGGATGATGAAATTCCTTCTAGTGCATCAGATGAGCAGAGTGGTCGCTGGACAATAACTTCACTTTCTAATGTGGAGAAACTTGGTCAAGAAAACCCTGTTGAACCTGATTTACCTCAATCGACTGATATTGCTGTAATAATGTACACAAGTGGAAGTACTGGGTTGCCTAAG GGTGTAATGATGACACATGCAAATGTCCTAGCTGTAGTTTCTTCAGTGAGGACAATTGTTCCTGGTCTAGAGAGCAAGGACGTGTATCTGGCATACCTACCATTGGCTCATATCCTTGAATTAGCTGCTGAG AATATAGTAGCAGGTGTTGGAAGTGCTATAGGATATGGATCCCCTTTGACACTGACTGATACATCAAACAAGATCAAAAAAGGGACAAAGGGGGATGCGTCTGTCCTGAGGCCAACTGTGATGGCAGCTGTCCCAGCAATTCTTGATCGTGTTCGGGACGGAGTGCGCAAGAAG GTGGATGCAACAGGTGGCCTAAGTAAGAAACTGTTTGACTTGGCATATGCCCGTCGATTGTCTGCACTGAATGGTAGTTGGTTTGGAGCTTGGGGCCTAGAAATGCTGTTTTGGAACTTCCTTGTGTTTAGAAAGGTTCGAGCAGTTTTGGGAGGTCGTATCCGTTTTTTGCTTTCGGGAGGTGCTCCTCTTTCCGGTGACACTCAAAGATTTATCAACATTTGCCTTGG GGCTCCAATAGGCCAAGGCTATGGCCTTACTGAGACTTGTGCTGGTGGGACCTTTTCTGAGTTTGATGATACATCTGTTGGTCGAGTTGGTAACCCAGTCCCTTCTTCATTTATTAAG ttaATAGATTGGCCTGAAGGCGGATATTTAGTTAGTGATTTGCCAATGCCTCGTGGAGAAATAGTCATTGGTGGTCCTAATGTAACAGTTGGCTATTTCAAGAATGAAAAGAAGACAATGGAAGTGTACAAG GTTGATGAGAGAGGAATGAGGTGGTTCTACACGGGTGACATTGGGCGGTTTCATCCTGATGGTTGCCTTGAGATAATTGACCGTAAAAAGGACATTGTCAAACTTCAGCATGGTGAATATGTGTCATTAGGAAAG GTTGAGGCTGTCCTTAACGTGAGCCCCTATGTTGACAACCTGATGCTGCATGCTGATCCATTTCACAGTTACTGTGTGGCCCTTGTGGTTCCTTCACAACATGCCTTGGAAGAGTGGGCTTCAAAACTGGGAATTGCCTTTTCAGATTTTGCAGACCTGTGTGAGAAACAAGAAACAGTAAAGGAAGTTCAAGCATCCTTCGTCAAG